One Algibacter sp. L3A6 genomic region harbors:
- the sufD gene encoding Fe-S cluster assembly protein SufD — MDLKEKLVSSFLAFENNVDVDTQIHDIRNEAIKAFEKKGFPSKKEEAWKYTSLNRILKEDYSVFPKNESTIDYKDVKKYFIHDIDSYKVIFIDGKYSSYLSETTHDGIDVCLMSAALTKPKYRLVIENYFNKAATKDSLPSLNTAFSQEGAYIHIPKNKLVSKPIQIIHFSTGSEAATLSQPRNLIVVDENSHVQIIERHQSLTDNPVLTNSVTEIFANKRAIVDYYKIQNDNSNASLIDNTFIKQKRESVASVHTFSFGGKLIRNNLNFYQNGERIDSILKGVTIIGEKQHVDHNTLVHHIEPNCESHQDYKGIFGDSSTGVFNGKIIVDKEAQKTNAFQSNNNILVSDKATINSKPQLEIFADDVKCSHGCTIGQLDESAMFYMQSRGIPEKEAKALLMYAFSNNVLSSVKIPEMKQRITKIIANKLGVNIGFDL; from the coding sequence ATGGATTTAAAAGAAAAATTAGTATCATCTTTTTTAGCATTTGAGAACAACGTAGATGTTGATACTCAAATACATGATATTAGAAACGAAGCTATAAAAGCATTTGAAAAAAAAGGCTTTCCTTCTAAAAAAGAAGAAGCTTGGAAATACACCTCTTTAAATAGAATTTTAAAAGAAGATTATAGCGTTTTCCCTAAAAACGAAAGCACTATCGATTATAAAGACGTGAAAAAATATTTTATTCACGATATCGATTCTTATAAAGTAATTTTTATAGATGGAAAATATTCTTCTTACCTATCGGAGACTACTCACGATGGTATAGATGTTTGTTTAATGTCTGCAGCTTTAACTAAGCCAAAATACCGTTTAGTTATAGAAAACTATTTTAATAAAGCCGCTACTAAAGATAGTTTACCATCTTTAAATACAGCATTTTCGCAAGAAGGCGCTTATATCCATATCCCAAAGAATAAATTGGTTTCAAAACCAATTCAAATTATACATTTCTCTACAGGAAGTGAAGCGGCTACTTTATCTCAACCACGTAATTTAATTGTAGTAGACGAGAATAGTCATGTTCAAATTATTGAGCGTCACCAAAGTTTAACCGATAACCCTGTACTTACAAATAGTGTTACCGAAATTTTTGCTAACAAGCGTGCTATTGTAGATTATTATAAAATTCAGAATGATAATTCTAACGCATCACTTATTGATAATACATTTATCAAACAAAAGCGAGAAAGCGTAGCATCTGTTCATACATTTTCTTTTGGAGGTAAACTAATACGTAATAACCTTAACTTTTATCAAAACGGAGAACGTATTGATTCTATATTAAAAGGTGTTACTATTATTGGAGAAAAACAACACGTAGATCACAATACTCTAGTTCACCATATAGAACCAAACTGTGAAAGCCACCAAGATTACAAAGGTATTTTTGGAGACAGCTCTACAGGTGTTTTTAATGGTAAAATTATTGTAGATAAAGAAGCGCAAAAAACAAACGCATTTCAATCTAACAATAATATATTAGTAAGTGATAAGGCAACTATAAACAGTAAACCACAATTAGAAATATTTGCAGATGATGTAAAATGTTCTCACGGTTGTACTATTGGGCAATTAGACGAAAGCGCTATGTTCTACATGCAATCTCGTGGTATACCAGAAAAAGAAGCGAAAGCGCTTTTAATGTATGCCTTTAGCAACAACGTTTTAAGTTCGGTTAAAATCCCTGAAATGAAACAACGTATTACTAAAATTATTGCAAACAAATTGGGTGTAAACATCGGATTCGATTTATAG
- the sufC gene encoding Fe-S cluster assembly ATPase SufC produces MLKINNLHASVEDKGILKGINLEVKAGEVHAIMGPNGSGKSTLASVIAGKDEYEVTDGNIIFEGEDIEELAAEERAHKGVFLSFQYPVEIPGVSVTNFIKTAINESRKAKGLGDMPAKDMLKLIREKADLLEMDRKFLSRSLNEGFSGGEKKRNEIFQMAMLEPKLAILDETDSGLDIDALRIVANGVNKLKSKDNAVVVITHYQRLLDYIVPDFVHVLYNGKIVKSGGKELAHELEEKGYDWIKEEVNA; encoded by the coding sequence ATGTTAAAAATAAATAATTTACACGCAAGCGTAGAAGATAAAGGCATTCTAAAAGGTATTAACCTAGAAGTGAAAGCAGGAGAAGTTCACGCTATTATGGGCCCAAATGGTTCAGGTAAAAGTACACTAGCTTCAGTTATCGCTGGAAAAGATGAATATGAAGTTACAGATGGTAACATCATTTTTGAAGGTGAAGATATTGAAGAATTAGCAGCCGAAGAGCGCGCACATAAAGGTGTGTTTTTATCGTTTCAATACCCAGTTGAAATCCCTGGAGTATCGGTAACAAACTTTATAAAAACAGCTATTAACGAATCGCGTAAAGCAAAAGGTTTAGGAGATATGCCTGCCAAAGACATGCTTAAACTTATTCGTGAAAAGGCCGATTTATTAGAAATGGATCGTAAATTCTTATCTCGCTCGTTAAACGAAGGTTTTTCTGGTGGAGAAAAAAAACGTAACGAAATTTTCCAAATGGCCATGTTAGAGCCAAAATTAGCAATACTAGATGAAACCGATTCTGGTTTAGATATCGATGCATTGCGTATTGTTGCAAATGGTGTTAACAAACTTAAAAGTAAAGACAACGCTGTAGTTGTAATTACACACTACCAACGTCTTTTAGACTATATCGTTCCAGATTTCGTACACGTTTTATACAATGGTAAAATTGTAAAATCGGGTGGAAAAGAACTTGCTCACGAGCTTGAAGAAAAAGGATACGATTGGATTAAAGAAGAAGTGAACGCTTAA
- the sufB gene encoding Fe-S cluster assembly protein SufB — MSKYTEDDLREELKTKEYEYGFFTDIESETFPIGLNEDIVRAISKKKDEPQWMTDWRLEAFKVWKEMAEPEWANVRYTKPDFQAIAYYSAPTSVDPNKTLDDVDPDLLAMYKKLGISVDEQKKMNNVAMDIVVDSVSVATTFKKTLGEKGIIFMSISEAIKEHPELVKKYLGTVVPTKDNFYAALNSAVFSDGSFCYIPKGVRCPMELSTYFRINQAGTGQFERTLVIADEGSYVSYLEGCTAPSRDENQLHAAVVELIALDDAEIKYSTVQNWFPGNAEGKGGVYNFVTKRGLCEKNAKISWTQVETGSAVTWKYPSCILKGDNSVGEFYSIAVTNNYQQADTGTKMIHIGKNTKSTIISKGISAGKSQNSYRGLVQIGSRADNARNFSQCDSLLMGNECGAHTFPYIEAKNKTAKVEHEATTSKIGEDQIFYCNQRGIDTEKAIALIVNGFSKEVLNKLPMEFAVEAQKLLEISLEGSVG; from the coding sequence ATGTCGAAGTATACCGAGGATGATTTACGCGAAGAGCTAAAAACCAAAGAATACGAATACGGTTTTTTTACCGATATAGAATCTGAAACATTTCCTATTGGTTTAAATGAAGATATTGTGCGCGCTATTTCTAAAAAGAAAGATGAGCCACAATGGATGACCGATTGGAGATTAGAAGCATTTAAAGTTTGGAAAGAAATGGCAGAGCCAGAATGGGCAAATGTTAGATATACAAAACCAGATTTTCAGGCTATAGCCTATTATTCGGCTCCAACTTCTGTAGACCCTAACAAAACGTTAGATGATGTAGACCCTGATTTACTTGCTATGTACAAGAAATTAGGTATTTCTGTCGATGAACAGAAAAAAATGAACAATGTTGCTATGGATATTGTTGTAGATTCCGTTTCGGTTGCTACAACGTTCAAGAAAACATTAGGAGAAAAGGGTATTATTTTTATGAGTATTTCTGAAGCTATTAAAGAGCATCCAGAACTTGTAAAAAAATATTTAGGAACCGTTGTTCCAACTAAAGACAATTTTTATGCAGCTTTAAACTCTGCTGTTTTTAGTGATGGCTCTTTCTGCTATATTCCTAAAGGTGTTAGATGCCCAATGGAATTATCTACATACTTTAGAATTAACCAAGCAGGAACAGGACAATTTGAAAGAACTTTAGTAATTGCAGACGAAGGTAGTTATGTAAGTTACCTAGAAGGTTGTACTGCACCAAGTCGTGATGAAAATCAATTACACGCAGCCGTTGTAGAGCTTATTGCTTTAGACGATGCTGAAATAAAATACTCAACCGTACAAAACTGGTTCCCTGGTAATGCAGAAGGAAAAGGTGGTGTTTACAACTTTGTTACTAAAAGAGGTTTATGCGAGAAAAACGCTAAAATATCTTGGACACAAGTTGAAACTGGTTCGGCTGTAACATGGAAATATCCTTCTTGTATATTAAAAGGAGATAATTCTGTAGGTGAGTTTTACTCTATCGCAGTGACCAATAATTATCAACAAGCCGATACAGGTACGAAGATGATTCATATTGGTAAAAACACAAAATCTACCATTATTTCTAAAGGAATATCGGCAGGTAAATCGCAAAACAGTTACCGTGGTTTAGTACAAATTGGCTCTAGAGCTGATAATGCACGTAACTTTTCGCAATGTGATAGTTTACTAATGGGTAATGAATGTGGAGCACACACCTTCCCATATATTGAAGCTAAAAATAAAACAGCTAAAGTAGAACACGAAGCTACAACTAGTAAAATTGGTGAAGATCAAATTTTCTACTGTAACCAACGTGGTATCGATACCGAAAAAGCCATTGCATTAATTGTAAACGGTTTTAGTAAAGAGGTTTTAAATAAGCTACCAATGGAGTTTGCTGTTGAAGCTCAAAAATTATTAGAAATTAGTTTAGAAGGTTCTGTAGGATAA
- a CDS encoding HesB/IscA family protein: MIKVSETAKKKVIELMTDDGYNPSEDFVRVGVKSGGCSGLSYDLKFDKENQEDDKVFIDNGVKIIVDKKSFLYLIGTTLEYSGGLNGTGFVFNNPNANRTCGCGESFSL, translated from the coding sequence ATGATAAAAGTTTCTGAAACAGCTAAAAAGAAAGTTATCGAACTAATGACAGACGATGGCTATAATCCTAGCGAAGATTTTGTTCGTGTTGGGGTAAAAAGTGGTGGTTGTTCTGGCTTATCCTACGATTTAAAGTTTGATAAAGAAAATCAAGAAGACGATAAAGTTTTTATCGATAATGGTGTAAAAATCATTGTTGACAAAAAGAGTTTCTTGTATTTAATAGGCACTACCCTTGAATATTCGGGAGGATTAAACGGCACAGGCTTCGTTTTTAATAATCCTAACGCAAACCGTACTTGCGGTTGTGGCGAATCGTTTTCATTATAA
- the thiL gene encoding thiamine-phosphate kinase, producing the protein MIEDKNQQRTPLSTLGEFALIEHLTKNFEISHSSTVKGIGDDAAVLNFDDKNIVVTTDLLVENVHFDLSYMPLKHLGYKAVVVNLSDVYAMNAEATQITVSIAVSNRFPLEAVEELYAGIETAAKIYNIDVVGGDTTSSTTGLLISVTAIGQVAKGEEVYRNTSKPGDLLVVTGDLGAAYMGLQVLEREKEVYKVNPNSQPDLEAYTYIIERQLKPEARKDVAKLLKDLGVKPTAMVDVSDGLSSEILHICKSSKVGCDLYEEKIPLDPTVITVCEEFDIDSTTVALNGGEDYELLFTISQDDFTKIKANPHLSIIGHMKDENEGVHLVTRSNTRIPLIAQGWKNFD; encoded by the coding sequence ATGATAGAAGATAAAAATCAACAACGTACACCATTAAGTACTTTAGGTGAATTTGCACTTATTGAGCATTTAACTAAAAATTTTGAAATTTCGCATAGCTCTACCGTAAAAGGAATTGGAGACGATGCTGCTGTTTTAAATTTTGATGATAAAAACATAGTCGTAACTACTGATTTATTGGTGGAAAATGTGCATTTCGATTTAAGCTATATGCCTTTAAAGCATTTAGGTTATAAAGCTGTTGTTGTTAATTTATCTGATGTTTATGCCATGAATGCAGAGGCTACTCAAATTACAGTGTCGATAGCGGTTTCTAATCGTTTTCCTTTAGAAGCTGTTGAAGAGTTGTATGCTGGTATTGAAACTGCTGCAAAAATTTACAATATTGATGTAGTTGGTGGAGATACTACATCGTCTACAACTGGTTTATTAATTTCTGTAACTGCTATAGGGCAAGTTGCTAAAGGTGAAGAGGTTTATAGAAATACATCAAAACCAGGTGATTTGTTGGTGGTTACTGGAGATTTAGGTGCTGCTTATATGGGTTTGCAAGTTCTTGAAAGAGAAAAGGAAGTTTATAAAGTGAATCCAAACAGTCAGCCAGATTTAGAGGCTTATACTTATATTATTGAGCGTCAGTTAAAGCCTGAAGCCAGAAAAGATGTTGCTAAGTTACTTAAAGATTTAGGTGTTAAACCTACAGCTATGGTTGATGTTAGTGATGGCTTATCTTCAGAAATTTTACATATTTGTAAGAGTAGTAAGGTTGGGTGCGATTTATATGAAGAAAAAATTCCGCTAGATCCTACTGTAATTACAGTTTGTGAGGAGTTTGATATCGATAGCACAACCGTTGCTTTAAACGGAGGTGAAGATTACGAATTGCTTTTTACTATTTCGCAAGACGATTTTACTAAAATTAAAGCAAATCCACACTTAAGTATTATTGGGCACATGAAGGATGAGAATGAAGGCGTACATTTAGTAACGCGCTCAAACACTCGAATTCCTTTAATAGCTCAAGGTTGGAAAAACTTCGATTAA
- a CDS encoding alpha/beta fold hydrolase, translating to MILRHKGINIFYTDQGKGSAVVLLHGFLENTSMWNDLTPTLSKKNRVICIDLLGHGKTDCLGYVHSMELMADAVSAVLKHLKIRRSTFIGHSMGGYVALAFAEENPDALKGLCLMNSTASADTPEKQLNRDRAILAVKQNHKSFIRMAIVNLFRPKNRTLYADKIKKIRKDAQETPLQGIVAALEGMKIRNDREALLHFTPFKKMLVAGKKDPVLHYDILVEQTQNTEVKLVTLPDGHMSHIENKDELLLNLMHFIEKI from the coding sequence ATGATATTACGACATAAAGGCATTAACATATTCTATACCGACCAAGGTAAAGGCAGCGCAGTAGTTTTACTTCACGGTTTTTTGGAAAACACATCTATGTGGAACGACCTCACACCCACGCTATCAAAAAAAAACAGAGTTATTTGCATAGACCTCTTAGGACACGGAAAAACAGACTGTTTAGGCTACGTGCACAGCATGGAACTTATGGCCGATGCTGTTAGTGCAGTTTTAAAACATCTAAAAATCCGACGTTCTACATTTATTGGTCATTCTATGGGCGGCTATGTAGCGCTCGCTTTCGCGGAAGAAAATCCAGACGCATTAAAAGGCTTGTGCTTAATGAATTCTACGGCTAGCGCCGACACACCTGAAAAACAGCTAAATAGAGATCGCGCCATTTTAGCAGTAAAACAAAATCACAAAAGCTTTATTAGGATGGCTATTGTAAATTTGTTTAGACCAAAGAACAGAACCTTATATGCTGATAAAATAAAAAAAATTAGAAAAGACGCTCAAGAAACTCCCCTTCAGGGTATTGTAGCCGCTTTAGAAGGCATGAAAATCAGGAACGATCGTGAAGCGCTTCTCCACTTTACTCCGTTTAAGAAAATGTTAGTAGCAGGAAAAAAAGATCCTGTTTTACACTACGATATTCTTGTAGAACAAACACAAAACACAGAGGTTAAATTAGTTACACTTCCGGACGGACACATGTCGCATATCGAGAATAAAGACGAACTTCTGTTAAATTTAATGCATTTCATCGAAAAAATATAG
- a CDS encoding aspartate kinase, with amino-acid sequence MKVLKFGGTSVGSVENMLNVKSIINDGAKKVVVLSAMSGTTNQLVAIASDIENNTANEAVDKINKLHETYFEVIDTLLQNESLNAETKAYVSEVFNFLVECTYKKSSELLNNQIVAQGELMSTFMFNSFLKQEGVSSALLPALDFMKIDGFKEPDINYIKEHLEVVLNNAGPADIYITQGFICLDDSGAVSNLQRGGSDYTATIIGAAIKAEEVQIWTDIDGMHNNDPRYVENTHPISDLSFDEAAELAYFGAKILHPQTVTPVRADSIPVRLKNTMNPEAHGTLISSKTSETGIKAIAAKDNITAIKIKSARMLQAHGFLKKVFEIFETYQTSIDMITTSEVAVSLTIDDDKNLDKILVELDKIASIEVDKNQSIVCLVGHTVVNHQDTFKLFQILQDVKIRMISYGGSNNNISLLIDSSDKINTLQKLNNYLFELVTL; translated from the coding sequence ATGAAAGTTTTAAAATTTGGAGGGACTTCGGTCGGGTCGGTTGAGAATATGCTTAATGTTAAAAGTATTATCAACGATGGTGCTAAAAAAGTTGTTGTGCTTTCGGCAATGTCTGGAACTACAAACCAATTGGTTGCTATTGCAAGTGATATTGAAAATAACACGGCGAATGAAGCTGTAGATAAAATAAATAAACTTCACGAAACTTATTTTGAAGTTATTGATACGTTACTTCAAAATGAAAGTTTAAATGCAGAAACAAAAGCATATGTATCTGAGGTTTTTAACTTTTTGGTAGAGTGTACTTATAAGAAGTCTTCGGAGTTGCTAAACAATCAAATTGTTGCGCAAGGCGAATTAATGTCGACCTTTATGTTTAATAGTTTTTTAAAGCAAGAAGGTGTAAGCTCTGCATTGTTGCCGGCTTTAGATTTTATGAAAATTGATGGTTTCAAAGAGCCAGACATTAACTATATAAAAGAGCATTTGGAAGTAGTTTTAAATAATGCTGGACCAGCAGATATTTATATTACTCAAGGATTTATTTGTTTAGATGATTCTGGAGCTGTTTCTAATCTGCAACGTGGCGGAAGTGATTATACGGCAACCATTATTGGTGCAGCTATAAAAGCTGAAGAAGTACAAATTTGGACCGATATTGATGGAATGCATAACAACGATCCTAGGTATGTTGAAAATACACACCCTATTTCGGACTTGTCTTTTGATGAGGCTGCAGAGTTAGCTTATTTTGGAGCAAAAATTCTACACCCACAAACTGTTACTCCTGTTAGAGCAGATAGTATTCCGGTACGATTAAAAAACACCATGAATCCAGAAGCGCATGGTACTTTAATTTCTAGTAAAACATCTGAAACTGGAATAAAAGCTATTGCTGCTAAAGATAATATTACAGCCATTAAAATTAAATCGGCTCGTATGTTACAAGCACACGGATTCTTAAAAAAAGTATTTGAAATTTTTGAAACTTATCAAACATCAATTGATATGATTACAACCTCTGAGGTGGCTGTGTCTTTAACTATTGATGACGATAAAAATTTAGATAAAATTTTGGTTGAGCTAGATAAAATAGCATCGATTGAGGTCGATAAAAACCAAAGTATTGTTTGTTTAGTTGGGCATACTGTTGTTAATCATCAAGACACTTTTAAGCTTTTTCAGATTTTACAAGATGTAAAAATTAGAATGATTTCTTATGGTGGTAGTAATAACAATATTTCACTATTAATAGACTCTAGTGATAAAATTAATACGCTACAAAAACTAAACAATTATTTATTTGAATTAGTCACTCTTTAA
- a CDS encoding cupredoxin domain-containing protein codes for MKKVVAILVFVLAFVVNSNAQDVKTVSLEQTKGEFTQKNLTISEGSYIFEIANNHSGVDVGFVLIQKGKDAANPENHIKTAYVTQVVAEGKTEKSNVTTLEKGEYVYFCPLNKTPQYTLTVE; via the coding sequence ATGAAAAAAGTAGTAGCAATTTTAGTATTCGTATTAGCATTTGTAGTAAACTCAAATGCACAAGACGTAAAAACAGTATCTCTAGAACAAACTAAAGGAGAATTTACACAAAAGAATTTAACGATAAGTGAGGGTTCTTATATTTTCGAAATCGCGAACAACCATTCTGGTGTAGATGTTGGTTTTGTATTAATTCAAAAAGGAAAAGATGCAGCCAACCCAGAAAACCACATTAAAACAGCTTACGTAACACAAGTAGTTGCAGAAGGAAAAACAGAGAAATCTAATGTAACAACTTTAGAAAAGGGTGAATACGTATACTTTTGCCCACTAAACAAAACACCTCAGTACACCCTAACTGTGGAGTAA
- a CDS encoding carboxymuconolactone decarboxylase family protein, whose translation MSTFNVLTREEISANNQAIFDNLKKAVGFVPNLYAAYAYSDTALENYLGFANAKTSLSAKEKEVVNLAVSEVNNCIYCLSAHTAIGKMNGFTDEQILELRAGHSSVNDKLNALAALAKNITENRGRTDAAVLENYFNAGYTKANLIDTISLVGDKTISNYVHSTTQVPVDFPVAQPLAETVA comes from the coding sequence ATGAGCACTTTTAACGTATTAACAAGAGAAGAAATAAGCGCAAATAACCAAGCTATTTTTGACAACTTAAAAAAAGCAGTTGGTTTTGTACCAAACTTATATGCAGCTTATGCATACAGTGATACTGCATTAGAAAACTATTTAGGTTTCGCCAATGCAAAAACCTCTTTATCTGCTAAAGAAAAAGAAGTTGTAAACTTAGCAGTAAGCGAGGTAAACAATTGTATTTATTGCCTATCTGCACATACAGCTATTGGTAAAATGAATGGTTTTACAGACGAGCAAATTCTAGAATTAAGAGCAGGACATTCTTCTGTAAATGATAAACTTAATGCTTTAGCCGCATTAGCTAAAAACATTACAGAAAACCGCGGAAGAACAGATGCAGCAGTTTTAGAAAACTATTTTAACGCTGGTTACACCAAAGCAAACTTAATTGATACTATATCGCTGGTTGGTGATAAAACAATATCTAACTACGTGCACAGCACAACCCAAGTACCAGTAGATTTCCCGGTAGCACAACCACTTGCAGAAACAGTAGCATAA
- a CDS encoding helix-turn-helix domain-containing protein — protein sequence MQQTFTEFSTNAILKIGDESLLSIYKESTQAALYTFIRTQDTKAEIIVDSIPYTIEAGSLLVLTPVQYIQFVKGENLVVYQFNQEFYCIKDHDQEVSCAGLLFFGNVHVPLIGLSTEEAHKFSILHEVFMDEFDTKDSIQAEMLRMLMARFIIISTRLLKAKEGFVETTKNTKIELLREFNILVETHFKTEHSVTFYADKLFKSPKTLSNTFSKLNTSPLQIIHDRIILEAKRLLIYTDKTAKEIAYEVGFEDTSHLSRLFKKNTSFSPSDFKKQLKTTV from the coding sequence ATGCAGCAAACATTCACAGAATTTTCGACTAATGCCATTTTAAAAATTGGAGACGAATCGCTTTTAAGTATTTATAAAGAATCTACCCAAGCAGCACTATATACCTTTATTAGAACGCAGGACACCAAAGCCGAAATTATTGTAGATAGCATACCTTATACTATAGAAGCTGGAAGTTTGCTTGTACTTACACCTGTACAATACATTCAATTTGTAAAAGGAGAAAACTTAGTAGTTTATCAATTTAACCAGGAGTTTTATTGCATTAAAGATCACGACCAAGAAGTAAGCTGTGCTGGTTTGTTATTTTTTGGCAATGTACATGTGCCTTTAATTGGTCTAAGTACCGAAGAAGCTCACAAATTCTCGATACTTCATGAAGTTTTTATGGATGAATTTGATACTAAAGATAGCATACAAGCTGAAATGCTACGCATGCTTATGGCACGCTTTATTATAATAAGTACGCGTTTACTAAAAGCAAAAGAAGGTTTTGTTGAAACTACAAAAAACACCAAAATAGAATTGCTTCGTGAATTCAACATATTAGTAGAAACACATTTTAAAACTGAACATAGCGTAACTTTTTATGCCGATAAACTTTTTAAATCTCCAAAAACATTATCCAACACGTTTTCTAAGCTTAACACAAGTCCTTTACAAATTATTCACGACCGTATCATTCTAGAAGCAAAACGCTTATTAATCTATACCGATAAAACGGCTAAGGAAATAGCATACGAAGTTGGCTTTGAAGACACCTCTCATTTAAGTCGATTATTTAAAAAAAACACCTCTTTTTCTCCTTCAGACTTCAAAAAACAGCTTAAAACTACGGTTTAG
- the rsmA gene encoding 16S rRNA (adenine(1518)-N(6)/adenine(1519)-N(6))-dimethyltransferase RsmA, translated as MAYKSNNNQVRAKKHLGQHFLNDETVAEKIADSLTLNNYKTVLEIGPGMGVLTKYLLKKPVTTYVVEIDTESVEYLQANYLNLAPRIIEKDFLKYDLNESLNGEPFAIIGNFPYNISTQIVFKTLEMRDQIPEFSGMFQKEVAARICSKEGSKVYGILSVLVQAFYHAEYLFTVPPEVFNPPPKVDSGVLRLTRKEDYSLPCDEKMFFKVVKTAFQQRRKTLRNSLKTFDLSDNLKANSIFGQRPEQLSVASFLELTQLLENDK; from the coding sequence GTGGCATACAAATCAAATAATAATCAAGTAAGAGCTAAAAAACACCTGGGTCAGCATTTTTTGAATGATGAAACGGTTGCCGAAAAAATAGCCGATAGCTTAACGCTAAATAATTACAAAACCGTTCTAGAAATAGGGCCGGGAATGGGCGTGCTTACTAAATACTTGCTTAAAAAGCCAGTTACCACGTATGTTGTAGAAATTGATACCGAATCGGTAGAATATTTACAAGCCAATTACTTAAATTTGGCGCCTAGAATTATAGAAAAAGATTTTTTAAAATACGATTTAAATGAAAGTTTAAACGGCGAACCTTTTGCTATCATTGGTAATTTTCCGTATAATATTTCAACACAAATCGTTTTTAAAACTTTAGAAATGCGCGATCAAATACCTGAGTTTTCTGGTATGTTTCAAAAAGAAGTTGCGGCGCGTATCTGTTCTAAAGAAGGATCTAAGGTGTATGGTATTCTTTCTGTTTTAGTACAAGCATTTTACCATGCCGAATATTTATTTACTGTGCCTCCAGAGGTGTTTAACCCACCACCAAAAGTAGATTCTGGTGTGTTAAGGTTAACACGTAAAGAAGATTACTCGTTGCCATGCGACGAAAAAATGTTCTTTAAGGTTGTTAAAACAGCTTTCCAACAACGTAGAAAAACACTTCGTAACAGTTTAAAAACATTCGATTTGTCCGATAATTTAAAAGCAAATAGTATATTTGGCCAACGTCCCGAGCAATTAAGTGTAGCCTCATTTTTAGAACTTACGCAATTGCTAGAAAACGACAAGTAG